In Serratia sp. FDAARGOS_506, a genomic segment contains:
- the pflB gene encoding formate C-acetyltransferase, which produces MTELNEKLANAWEGFSKGDWQNEVNVRDFIQKNYTPYEGDESFLAGATQATTTLWDKVMEGIKLENRTHAPVDFDTNVASTIISHDAGYIAKELETIVGLQTDAPLKRALIPFGGIKMVEGSCKVYGRELDPQLKKVFTEYRKTHNQGVFDVYTKDILNCRKSGVLTGLPDAYGRGRIIGDYRRVALYGIDFLMADKLNQFKSLQEKLENGEDLEMTIQLREEIAEQHRALAQIKEMAAKYGYDISGPATSAQEAVQWTYFGYLAAVKSQNGAAMSFGRVSTFLDVFIERDIKAGKLTEEQAQELIDHLVMKLRMVRFLRTPEYDELFSGDPIWATESLAGMGVDGRTLVTKNSFRFLNTLYTMGPSPEPNMTILWSEKLPLNFKKFAAKVSIDTSSVQYENDDLMRPDFNNDDYAIACCVSPMIVGKQMQFFGARANLAKTMLYAINGGVDEKLKMQVGPKEAPMMDEVLDYDKVMARMDHFMDWLAKQYVTALNIIHYMHDKYSYEAALMALHDRDVYRTMACGIAGLSVAADSLSAIKYAKVTTIRDEDGLAIDFKVEGEYPQFGNNDARVDDIACDLVERFMKKIQKLRTYRNAVPTQSVLTITSNVVYGKKTGNTPDGRRAGAPFGPGANPMHGRDQKGAVASLTSVAKLPFAYAKDGISYTFSIVPNALGKDDDVRKANLAGLMDGYFHHEASIEGGQHLNVNVMNREMLLDAMENPEKYPQLTIRVSGYAVRFNSLTKEQQQDVITRTFTQTM; this is translated from the coding sequence ATGACCGAACTTAACGAGAAATTAGCCAACGCTTGGGAAGGTTTCAGCAAGGGTGACTGGCAGAATGAAGTCAACGTTCGTGACTTCATCCAGAAAAACTACACGCCTTATGAGGGTGACGAATCCTTCCTGGCTGGCGCTACTCAAGCCACCACCACCTTGTGGGACAAGGTTATGGAAGGGATCAAACTGGAAAACCGCACTCACGCGCCGGTTGATTTCGACACCAACGTTGCTTCAACCATCATTTCTCACGACGCGGGTTACATCGCCAAAGAGTTGGAAACCATCGTGGGTCTGCAGACCGACGCCCCTCTGAAACGCGCGCTGATCCCGTTCGGCGGCATCAAAATGGTCGAAGGTTCGTGCAAAGTGTACGGCCGCGAGCTGGATCCGCAGCTGAAAAAAGTGTTCACCGAATACCGTAAAACCCACAACCAGGGCGTATTCGACGTTTACACCAAAGACATCCTGAACTGCCGTAAATCCGGCGTTCTGACCGGCCTGCCAGACGCCTACGGCCGCGGCCGCATCATCGGCGACTACCGCCGCGTTGCGCTGTACGGTATCGACTTCCTGATGGCCGACAAGCTGAACCAGTTCAAATCGCTGCAGGAAAAACTGGAAAACGGCGAAGATCTGGAAATGACCATCCAGCTGCGCGAAGAGATCGCTGAACAGCATCGCGCTCTGGCTCAGATCAAAGAGATGGCCGCCAAATACGGTTACGACATCTCCGGCCCAGCCACCAGCGCGCAAGAAGCGGTGCAGTGGACCTACTTCGGCTACCTGGCCGCGGTGAAATCCCAGAACGGCGCCGCCATGTCCTTCGGCCGCGTGTCTACCTTCCTCGACGTGTTCATCGAACGCGACATCAAGGCGGGCAAACTGACCGAAGAGCAAGCGCAGGAACTGATCGACCACCTGGTGATGAAACTGCGTATGGTGCGCTTCCTGCGTACCCCTGAGTACGATGAACTGTTCTCCGGCGATCCAATCTGGGCGACTGAATCCCTGGCCGGTATGGGCGTCGACGGCCGTACCCTGGTCACCAAAAACAGCTTCCGCTTCCTGAACACCCTGTACACCATGGGGCCGTCTCCGGAGCCGAACATGACCATCCTGTGGTCTGAGAAGTTGCCGCTGAACTTCAAGAAATTCGCGGCGAAAGTGTCCATCGACACCTCTTCCGTTCAGTACGAAAACGACGACCTGATGCGCCCTGACTTCAACAACGATGACTACGCCATCGCCTGTTGCGTCAGCCCAATGATCGTCGGCAAACAAATGCAGTTCTTCGGCGCCCGCGCCAACCTGGCGAAAACCATGCTGTACGCCATCAACGGCGGCGTTGACGAGAAACTGAAAATGCAGGTCGGCCCGAAAGAAGCGCCGATGATGGACGAAGTGCTGGACTATGACAAAGTCATGGCGCGCATGGACCACTTTATGGATTGGCTGGCCAAGCAGTACGTGACCGCGCTGAACATCATTCACTACATGCACGACAAGTACAGCTACGAAGCTGCGCTGATGGCGCTGCATGACCGTGACGTTTATCGCACCATGGCTTGCGGCATCGCCGGTCTGTCCGTTGCGGCTGACTCCCTGTCCGCCATCAAGTACGCGAAAGTCACCACCATTCGCGACGAAGACGGCCTGGCCATCGACTTCAAAGTGGAAGGCGAGTATCCGCAGTTCGGTAACAACGACGCCCGCGTCGATGACATCGCCTGCGACCTGGTGGAACGTTTCATGAAGAAAATTCAGAAACTGCGCACCTACCGCAATGCGGTACCGACTCAGTCCGTACTGACCATCACCTCCAACGTGGTGTACGGTAAGAAAACCGGTAACACCCCGGATGGCCGCCGCGCAGGCGCACCGTTCGGCCCAGGTGCCAACCCGATGCACGGTCGCGATCAGAAAGGCGCAGTAGCCTCCCTGACCTCGGTAGCCAAACTGCCGTTTGCCTACGCGAAAGACGGGATCTCCTACACCTTCTCCATCGTGCCTAACGCGCTGGGTAAAGACGACGACGTGCGTAAAGCCAACCTGGCGGGCCTTATGGATGGTTACTTCCACCATGAAGCCTCCATCGAAGGCGGCCAGCACCTGAACGTCAACGTGATGAACCGCGAAATGCTGCTGGACGCGATGGAAAACCCTGAGAAATACCCTCAGCTGACCATCCGCGTCTCCGGCTACGCCGTGCGCTTCAACTCGCTGACCAAAGAACAACAGCAAGACGTCATTACTCGTACCTTCACTCAAACGATGTAA
- the focA gene encoding formate transporter FocA has protein sequence MKTDSPFDLILPAATAKIAEDAGVYKATKHPLKTFYLAITAGVFISIAFVFYITATTGTAGVPFGLAKLVGGICFSLGLMLVVVSGADLFTSTVLIVIAKASGRISWSQLGANWLNVYLGNLVGALFFVALIWFSGEYMVANGQWGLNVLQTADHKLHHTFIEAVCLGILANLMVCLAVWMSYSGRTLTDKMLAMVLPVGMFVASGFEHSIANMFMIPMGIVVKHFATPEFWQAVGAVPEQFAHLTVSNFIIDNLIPVTIGNIIGGGLLVGLTYWVIYLRGGREQH, from the coding sequence TTGAAAACTGACAGCCCCTTCGATCTGATTTTACCTGCGGCCACGGCGAAAATCGCTGAAGATGCCGGCGTGTATAAAGCCACCAAACATCCGCTGAAAACGTTTTATTTGGCGATCACCGCCGGTGTCTTCATTTCCATCGCCTTCGTCTTCTACATCACGGCGACCACCGGCACCGCCGGCGTACCTTTCGGCCTGGCGAAACTGGTCGGCGGCATCTGCTTCTCTCTCGGGTTAATGCTAGTGGTGGTGTCAGGCGCCGACTTGTTCACCTCTACCGTGCTCATCGTCATCGCCAAGGCCAGCGGCCGTATCAGCTGGAGCCAGCTGGGCGCCAACTGGCTGAACGTTTATCTCGGCAACCTGGTCGGCGCACTGTTCTTCGTGGCACTGATCTGGTTCTCCGGCGAGTATATGGTCGCCAACGGCCAGTGGGGCCTGAACGTCCTGCAAACCGCAGACCACAAGCTGCATCACACCTTTATCGAAGCCGTGTGCCTCGGCATTTTGGCTAACCTGATGGTCTGCCTGGCGGTCTGGATGAGCTACTCCGGCCGCACCCTGACCGACAAGATGCTCGCCATGGTGCTGCCGGTCGGGATGTTTGTCGCCAGCGGCTTCGAGCACAGCATCGCCAACATGTTTATGATCCCTATGGGCATCGTGGTCAAACACTTCGCCACGCCGGAATTCTGGCAAGCCGTAGGGGCGGTACCTGAGCAATTCGCTCATCTGACAGTAAGCAACTTCATCATCGACAACCTGATTCCGGTCACCATCGGCAACATCATCGGCGGCGGTCTGCTGGTTGGGTTGACTTACTGGGTAATTTATCTGCGCGGGGGCCGCGAACAGCACTAA
- the ycaO gene encoding 30S ribosomal protein S12 methylthiotransferase accessory factor YcaO: MTQTFIPGKDAALEDSIARFQQKLSDLGFNIEEASWLNPVPHVWSVHIRDRDCPLCFTNGKGASKKAALASALGEYFERLSTNYFFADFYLGRQIAEGDFVHYPNEKWFPIPEDDALPAGILDERLHAFYDPQQELSASDLVDLQSGNADRGVCALPFTRQSDQQTVYIPMNIIGNLYVSNGMSAGNTANEARVQGLSEVFERYVKNRIIAESISLPAIPDDVLNRYPGVVEAIAKLEEEGFPILSYDASLGGNYPVICVVLFNPTNGTCFASFGAHPDFGVALERTVTELLQGRSLKDLDVFTAPTFDDEEVAEHTNLETHFIDSSGLISWDLFKQDADYPFVDWNFSGSTQEEFAILMSIFDKEDAEVYIADYEHLGVYACRIIVPGMSDIYPAEDLLLANNSMGAHLRDTLLALPGSEWEPEEYLALIEQLDDEGLDDFTRVRELLGIASGKDNAWHTLRVGELKSMLALAGGDLDQALIWTEWTQDFNASVLSPARSNYYRCLQTLLLLAQEPEREAAQYYTAFVKMYGQEAVDAASAAISGEERFNGLFAVDADLKALPAHQALLAAYEKLQAAKRRHWAKA, from the coding sequence ATGACGCAAACTTTTATCCCCGGTAAAGACGCCGCCCTGGAAGACTCCATCGCCCGTTTCCAGCAGAAACTGAGCGATCTCGGTTTCAACATCGAAGAAGCCTCCTGGCTGAACCCGGTGCCGCACGTGTGGTCGGTGCACATTCGCGATCGCGATTGCCCGCTGTGCTTCACCAACGGCAAAGGCGCCAGCAAAAAAGCCGCGCTGGCCTCCGCGCTGGGTGAATATTTCGAGCGCCTGTCCACCAACTACTTCTTCGCCGATTTCTATCTGGGCCGGCAGATCGCCGAAGGCGACTTCGTGCACTATCCGAATGAGAAATGGTTCCCGATCCCTGAAGACGACGCGCTGCCGGCCGGCATCCTCGACGAACGCCTGCACGCCTTCTACGATCCGCAACAAGAGCTGAGCGCCAGCGATCTTGTCGATCTGCAGTCCGGCAATGCCGATCGCGGCGTGTGCGCGCTGCCGTTTACCCGTCAGTCCGATCAGCAAACCGTTTACATCCCGATGAACATCATCGGCAACCTGTATGTTTCCAACGGCATGTCCGCCGGCAACACCGCCAACGAAGCGCGCGTGCAGGGCCTGTCGGAAGTGTTCGAGCGCTATGTGAAAAACCGCATCATCGCCGAATCCATCAGCCTGCCGGCGATCCCGGACGACGTGCTGAACCGTTACCCGGGCGTGGTGGAAGCCATCGCCAAGCTGGAAGAGGAAGGTTTCCCGATCCTCTCCTATGACGCCTCGCTGGGCGGCAACTACCCGGTCATTTGCGTGGTGCTGTTCAACCCGACCAACGGCACCTGCTTCGCCTCATTCGGCGCGCACCCGGACTTCGGCGTGGCGCTGGAGCGCACGGTAACCGAACTGCTGCAGGGCCGCAGCCTGAAAGATCTCGACGTGTTCACCGCACCGACTTTCGATGACGAAGAAGTGGCTGAACACACCAACCTGGAAACGCACTTCATCGACTCCAGCGGTCTGATCTCCTGGGATCTGTTCAAACAGGACGCGGATTACCCGTTCGTTGACTGGAACTTCAGCGGCAGCACGCAAGAAGAGTTCGCCATCCTGATGAGCATCTTCGACAAAGAAGACGCAGAAGTGTACATCGCCGACTACGAGCACCTGGGCGTCTACGCTTGCCGCATCATCGTGCCGGGCATGTCCGACATTTATCCGGCGGAAGATCTGCTGCTGGCCAACAACAGCATGGGCGCGCACCTGCGCGATACGTTGCTGGCGTTGCCGGGCAGCGAGTGGGAGCCGGAAGAATACCTGGCGCTGATCGAACAGTTGGACGACGAAGGGCTGGACGATTTCACCCGCGTACGCGAACTGCTGGGCATTGCCAGCGGCAAAGACAACGCCTGGCATACCCTGCGCGTGGGCGAGCTGAAGTCTATGCTGGCGCTGGCGGGCGGCGATCTGGATCAGGCGCTGATCTGGACCGAATGGACGCAGGACTTCAACGCCTCGGTGCTGAGCCCGGCGCGCAGCAACTACTACCGCTGCCTGCAAACGCTGCTACTGCTGGCGCAGGAGCCTGAACGCGAAGCGGCGCAATACTATACCGCGTTCGTGAAGATGTACGGTCAGGAAGCGGTCGACGCTGCCTCCGCCGCCATCAGCGGCGAAGAGCGCTTCAACGGGTTGTTCGCCGTCGATGCCGATTTGAAGGCATTGCCGGCCCACCAGGCGCTGCTGGCGGCCTACGAGAAGCTGCAGGCGGCCAAACGTCGCCACTGGGCCAAGGCCTAA
- the ansB gene encoding L-asparaginase 2, translating into MKSVKLSALTLLLTGVSASALALPNITLLATGGTIAGGGDSATKSNYTAGKLGVEALVDAVPALKNIANVQGEQVVNIGSQDMNDQVWLTLAKKIDADCGKTDGFVITHGTDTLEETAYFLELTVKCDKPVVLVGAMRPATAMSADGPFNLYNAVVTAADPQSASRGVLVAMNDTVLDARDVTKTNTTAVQTFQSPNFGPLGYIHNGKVDYQRSPQRKHTRDTPFDVSKLNELPKVGIVYNYANASDAPAKALIAEGYQGIVSAGVGNGNLYKTVFDTLATAAHNGVAVVRSSRVPTGATTEDAEVDDAKYGFVAAGTLNPQKARILLQLALTQTKDAKQIQQMFNQY; encoded by the coding sequence ATGAAATCAGTGAAACTCAGCGCGTTAACCCTTCTGTTGACCGGCGTCAGCGCCTCGGCGCTGGCGCTGCCCAACATCACTCTGTTGGCGACCGGCGGCACCATCGCCGGCGGCGGCGATTCGGCGACAAAATCCAACTATACGGCGGGCAAGCTGGGCGTCGAGGCGCTGGTCGATGCGGTGCCGGCGCTGAAAAACATCGCCAACGTGCAGGGGGAGCAGGTGGTGAACATCGGTTCGCAGGACATGAACGATCAGGTCTGGCTGACGCTGGCGAAGAAGATTGACGCCGACTGCGGCAAGACCGACGGCTTCGTCATCACCCACGGCACCGATACGCTGGAAGAGACGGCCTATTTCCTCGAACTGACGGTGAAGTGCGACAAGCCGGTGGTGCTGGTGGGGGCGATGCGGCCGGCGACGGCGATGAGCGCCGACGGCCCGTTCAACCTGTATAACGCGGTGGTGACGGCGGCGGATCCGCAATCCGCCAGCCGCGGGGTGCTGGTGGCGATGAACGACACCGTGCTGGATGCGCGTGACGTTACCAAGACCAACACCACCGCCGTGCAGACCTTCCAGTCGCCGAACTTCGGCCCGCTCGGGTATATCCACAACGGCAAGGTCGATTACCAACGCTCGCCGCAGCGTAAGCATACCCGGGATACGCCGTTCGACGTCAGCAAGCTGAACGAACTGCCGAAGGTCGGCATCGTCTACAACTATGCCAACGCCTCCGATGCGCCGGCCAAGGCGTTGATCGCCGAAGGCTATCAGGGCATCGTCAGCGCCGGGGTCGGCAACGGCAACCTGTATAAAACAGTGTTCGACACCCTGGCGACGGCGGCGCACAACGGTGTGGCGGTGGTGCGTTCTTCGCGCGTGCCGACCGGCGCCACCACCGAAGATGCGGAAGTGGACGACGCCAAGTACGGCTTCGTCGCCGCCGGCACGCTGAATCCGCAAAAAGCGCGCATTCTGCTGCAGCTGGCGCTGACGCAAACCAAAGACGCGAAGCAGATCCAGCAGATGTTCAATCAGTACTGA
- the serC gene encoding 3-phosphoserine/phosphohydroxythreonine transaminase: protein MTQVYNFSSGPAMLPVEVLRRAEQELCNWHGLGTSVMEISHRSKEFIAVAEQAEQDLRDLLKVPSNYKVLFCHGGARAQFAALPLNLLGDKATADYIDGGYWAHSAIKEAEKYCAPNVIDVKTRIDGLSGIKPMKEWQLSDDAAYVHYCPNETIDGVAIDETPDFGDKVVIGDYSSTILSRPLDVSRFGVIYAGAQKNIGPAGLTLVIVRDDLLGKARKEVPSILDYTVLAENDSMFNTPPTFAWYLSGLVFKWLKEQGGLVEMQKRNQAKAELLYATIDKSDFYRSQVAIANRSWMNVPFQLADAALDKVFLSEAEAIGLQALKGHRVVGGMRASIYNAMPLTGVQALTDFMADFERRHG, encoded by the coding sequence ATGACTCAGGTTTATAATTTTAGCTCTGGCCCGGCGATGCTGCCGGTGGAAGTGTTGCGTCGTGCGGAACAGGAACTGTGCAACTGGCACGGGCTGGGCACGTCAGTGATGGAGATCAGTCACCGCAGCAAAGAATTCATCGCCGTTGCCGAGCAGGCGGAACAGGATCTGCGCGATCTGCTGAAAGTCCCCTCCAACTATAAGGTGCTGTTTTGCCACGGCGGTGCCCGCGCGCAGTTTGCCGCGCTGCCGCTGAACCTGCTGGGCGACAAGGCCACCGCCGACTATATTGACGGCGGCTATTGGGCGCACAGCGCCATCAAGGAAGCGGAAAAGTATTGTGCCCCGAACGTCATCGACGTAAAAACCCGCATCGACGGCCTGAGCGGCATCAAGCCGATGAAAGAGTGGCAGCTCAGCGACGACGCCGCTTATGTGCACTATTGCCCGAATGAGACCATCGACGGCGTGGCCATCGATGAAACGCCGGACTTCGGCGACAAAGTGGTGATCGGCGATTACTCCTCGACCATCCTGTCCCGCCCGCTCGACGTCAGCCGCTTCGGCGTGATTTACGCCGGCGCGCAGAAAAATATCGGCCCGGCCGGCCTGACGCTGGTGATCGTGCGCGACGATCTGCTGGGCAAGGCGCGCAAGGAAGTGCCGTCGATCCTCGACTACACCGTGCTGGCCGAGAACGACTCGATGTTCAACACCCCGCCGACCTTCGCCTGGTACCTGTCCGGGCTGGTGTTCAAATGGCTGAAAGAGCAGGGCGGTCTGGTGGAGATGCAAAAACGCAATCAGGCCAAGGCCGAACTGCTGTACGCGACCATCGATAAATCCGACTTCTACCGCAGCCAGGTGGCGATCGCCAACCGTTCCTGGATGAACGTGCCGTTCCAACTGGCCGATGCGGCGCTGGACAAGGTGTTCCTCAGCGAAGCCGAGGCCATCGGCCTGCAGGCGCTGAAGGGCCACCGGGTAGTTGGCGGCATGCGCGCTTCTATTTACAATGCCATGCCGCTGACCGGCGTGCAGGCGCTGACCGACTTCATGGCCGACTTCGAACGTCGTCACGGTTGA
- the aroA gene encoding 3-phosphoshikimate 1-carboxyvinyltransferase: MVDSLTLQPVALVNGTVNLPGSKSVSNRALLLAALAKGTTRLTNLLDSDDVRHMLNALQALGVNYQLSADRTVCEVTGVAGPLVADRPLELFLGNAGTAMRPLAAALCLGEGDVVLTGEPRMKERPIGHLVDALRQGGAQIDYLEQTDYPPIRLRGGFQGGDVTVDGSVSSQFLTALLMTAPLAPQDTQIHIKGELVSKPYIDITLHLMRTFGVSVSHDNYRVFHIQGRQTYIAPGEYLVEGDASSASYFLAAAAIKGGTVRVTGIGRKSVQGDTRFADVLEKMGARITWGDDFIECSRGELRGIDMDMNHIPDAAMTIATAALFAEGPTTIRNIYNWRVKETDRLAAMATELRKVGAEVDEGEDYIHVVPPAKLQFAEIGTYNDHRMAMCFSLVALSDTPVTILDPKCTAKTFPDYFEQLARISQPA; the protein is encoded by the coding sequence ATGGTGGATTCCCTGACGTTACAACCGGTCGCCCTGGTCAATGGCACCGTCAACTTACCCGGCTCCAAGAGCGTTTCTAACCGCGCTCTGCTGCTGGCGGCGCTGGCGAAAGGAACGACCCGGCTGACCAACCTGCTGGACAGCGATGATGTGCGTCATATGCTGAATGCGTTGCAGGCGTTGGGCGTGAACTATCAGCTTTCCGCCGATCGCACCGTCTGCGAAGTGACCGGCGTGGCCGGGCCGCTGGTGGCCGATCGGCCGCTGGAACTGTTCCTCGGCAATGCCGGCACCGCGATGCGCCCATTGGCGGCAGCGCTGTGCCTCGGCGAAGGCGACGTGGTGTTGACCGGGGAACCGCGCATGAAAGAGCGCCCGATCGGCCATCTGGTGGACGCGTTGCGCCAGGGCGGTGCGCAGATTGATTACCTCGAGCAGACCGATTACCCACCGATTCGCCTGCGCGGCGGCTTCCAGGGCGGCGACGTCACCGTTGACGGTAGCGTCTCCAGCCAGTTCCTGACCGCGTTGCTGATGACCGCGCCGCTGGCACCGCAGGATACGCAGATCCATATCAAGGGCGAGTTGGTTTCCAAACCATACATCGACATCACGCTGCACCTGATGCGCACCTTCGGCGTCTCGGTGAGCCACGACAACTACCGGGTGTTCCATATCCAGGGGCGCCAGACGTATATCGCGCCGGGTGAGTATCTGGTTGAGGGCGACGCCTCTTCCGCTTCTTACTTCCTGGCGGCGGCGGCTATCAAGGGCGGCACCGTGCGCGTGACCGGCATCGGCCGTAAAAGCGTGCAGGGCGACACCAGGTTTGCCGATGTGCTGGAGAAAATGGGCGCGCGCATTACCTGGGGCGACGATTTCATCGAGTGCAGCCGCGGTGAACTGCGCGGCATCGACATGGACATGAACCACATTCCGGACGCGGCGATGACCATCGCCACCGCGGCGCTGTTCGCCGAGGGGCCGACTACCATCCGCAATATCTACAATTGGCGGGTGAAGGAGACCGACCGTTTGGCGGCGATGGCCACTGAACTGCGTAAGGTAGGGGCGGAGGTGGACGAAGGCGAGGACTACATTCACGTCGTGCCTCCGGCCAAACTGCAGTTCGCCGAGATCGGCACCTACAACGATCACCGCATGGCGATGTGTTTCTCGCTGGTGGCGCTGTCGGATACTCCGGTCACCATTCTCGATCCGAAATGCACCGCGAAAACCTTCCCGGACTATTTCGAACAGCTGGCGCGCATCAGCCAGCCGGCGTAA
- the cmk gene encoding (d)CMP kinase, producing the protein MTATAPVITVDGPSGAGKGTLCKALAESLGWRLLDSGAIYRVLALAALHHQVDITSEEALVPLAAHLDVRFVAQDGKLQVILEGEDVSNEIRTETVGNTASQAAAFPRVREALLRRQRAFREAPGLIADGRDMGTVVFPDAPVKIFLDASSEERAHRRMLQLQEKGFNVNFERLLAEIKERDDRDRNRPIAPLVPASDALVLDSTSMSIEEVIRQALTYAQKVLALPQQ; encoded by the coding sequence ATGACGGCTACAGCCCCGGTGATAACCGTTGATGGACCAAGTGGCGCAGGCAAAGGCACGCTGTGTAAAGCGTTGGCCGAGTCCCTTGGTTGGCGTTTGCTGGATTCCGGCGCGATCTATCGCGTGCTGGCGCTGGCGGCGTTGCATCATCAGGTGGATATCACTTCTGAGGAAGCGCTGGTTCCGCTGGCCGCACATCTCGATGTTCGCTTCGTTGCCCAGGACGGCAAGCTGCAGGTGATTTTGGAAGGTGAGGACGTCAGCAATGAGATCCGCACCGAAACCGTCGGCAACACGGCGTCGCAAGCGGCGGCGTTTCCGCGCGTGCGCGAGGCGCTGTTGCGCCGCCAGCGCGCATTCCGCGAGGCGCCCGGCCTGATTGCCGATGGCCGCGACATGGGCACAGTGGTGTTCCCGGACGCACCGGTCAAGATTTTCCTCGACGCCAGCTCGGAGGAGCGCGCGCACCGCCGCATGCTGCAGTTGCAGGAGAAGGGCTTTAATGTTAACTTTGAACGTCTTTTAGCCGAGATAAAGGAACGGGACGACCGTGACCGTAATCGGCCTATCGCGCCTCTGGTGCCCGCTTCTGACGCCCTCGTGCTGGATTCTACCAGCATGTCGATCGAAGAAGTGATCCGGCAGGCGTTGACGTATGCACAGAAAGTGTTGGCGTTGCCGCAGCAATAA
- the rpsA gene encoding 30S ribosomal protein S1 has product MTESFAQLFEESLKEIETRPGSIVRGVVVAIDKDIVLVDAGLKSESAIPAEQFKNAQGELEIQVGDEVDVALDAVEDGFGETLLSREKAKRHEAWITLEKAYEEAETVTGVINGKVKGGFTVELNGIRAFLPGSLVDVRPVRDTLHLEGKELEFKVIKLDQKRNNVVVSRRAVIESENSAERDQLLENLQEGMEVKGIVKNLTDYGAFVDLGGVDGLLHITDMAWKRVKHPSEIVNVGDEITVKVLKFDRERTRVSLGLKQLGEDPWVAIAKRYPEGTKLTGRVTNLTDYGCFVEIEEGVEGLVHVSEMDWTNKNIHPSKVVNVGDVVEVMVLDIDEERRRISLGLKQCKSNPWQQFAETHNKGDRVEGKIKSITDFGIFIGLDGGIDGLVHLSDISWNVAGEEAVREYKKGDEIAAVVLQVDAERERISLGVKQLAEDPFNNYLSMNKKGAIVTGKVTAVDAKGATVELAGGVEGYLRASEASRDRIEDATLVLNVGDEVEAKFTGVDRKNRVVSLSVRAKDEADEKDAIATVNNKQEEGNFSNAMAEAFKAAKGE; this is encoded by the coding sequence ATGACTGAATCTTTCGCTCAACTCTTTGAAGAATCCTTAAAAGAAATCGAAACCCGCCCGGGTTCCATCGTTCGTGGCGTCGTTGTTGCTATCGACAAAGATATCGTACTGGTTGACGCCGGTCTGAAATCTGAGTCTGCCATCCCGGCTGAGCAATTCAAAAACGCCCAGGGCGAGCTGGAAATCCAGGTTGGTGACGAAGTTGACGTTGCTCTGGATGCTGTTGAAGACGGCTTCGGTGAAACCCTGCTGTCCCGTGAGAAAGCTAAGCGTCACGAAGCTTGGATCACGCTGGAAAAAGCCTACGAAGAAGCTGAGACTGTAACCGGTGTTATCAACGGCAAAGTGAAGGGTGGCTTCACCGTCGAGCTGAACGGCATCCGCGCGTTCCTGCCAGGTTCCCTGGTTGACGTGCGTCCGGTACGTGACACTCTGCACCTGGAAGGCAAAGAGCTTGAGTTCAAAGTCATCAAGCTGGATCAGAAGCGCAACAACGTTGTCGTTTCTCGCCGTGCGGTTATCGAATCCGAGAACAGCGCTGAGCGCGATCAACTGCTGGAAAACCTGCAGGAAGGCATGGAAGTTAAAGGTATCGTTAAGAACCTCACTGACTACGGTGCATTCGTTGATCTGGGCGGCGTAGACGGCCTGCTGCACATCACTGACATGGCTTGGAAACGCGTTAAGCATCCAAGCGAAATCGTCAACGTTGGCGATGAAATCACTGTTAAAGTGCTGAAGTTCGACCGCGAGCGTACTCGTGTATCCCTGGGCCTGAAACAGCTGGGCGAAGATCCATGGGTTGCTATCGCGAAACGTTACCCAGAAGGCACCAAGCTGACTGGTCGTGTAACCAACCTGACTGATTACGGCTGCTTCGTAGAAATCGAAGAAGGCGTTGAAGGTCTGGTACACGTTTCTGAAATGGATTGGACCAACAAAAACATCCATCCGTCCAAAGTTGTTAACGTGGGCGACGTAGTGGAAGTTATGGTTCTGGACATCGATGAAGAACGTCGTCGTATCTCCCTGGGCCTGAAGCAGTGCAAATCCAACCCATGGCAGCAGTTCGCAGAAACCCACAACAAGGGCGACCGCGTTGAAGGTAAAATCAAGTCTATCACTGACTTCGGTATCTTCATCGGCCTGGACGGCGGCATCGACGGCCTGGTTCACCTGTCTGACATCTCCTGGAACGTTGCAGGCGAAGAAGCAGTACGTGAATACAAGAAAGGCGACGAAATCGCGGCGGTTGTTCTGCAGGTTGACGCAGAGCGCGAGCGTATCTCCCTGGGCGTGAAGCAGCTGGCTGAAGACCCGTTCAATAACTACCTGTCTATGAACAAGAAAGGTGCTATTGTTACTGGTAAAGTCACTGCAGTTGACGCCAAAGGTGCTACAGTTGAATTGGCAGGCGGCGTAGAAGGTTACCTGCGTGCATCTGAAGCCTCTCGCGACCGCATTGAAGATGCAACTCTGGTTCTGAACGTAGGTGACGAAGTTGAAGCTAAATTCACTGGCGTTGACCGTAAGAACCGCGTTGTAAGCCTGTCCGTACGTGCTAAGGACGAAGCTGACGAGAAAGACGCCATCGCAACTGTTAACAACAAACAGGAAGAAGGCAACTTCTCTAACGCAATGGCTGAAGCTTTCAAAGCGGCTAAAGGCGAGTAA